The sequence below is a genomic window from Lujinxingia litoralis.
GGATGGGCAGCCCGCTGGCGCGCTTGTCGTCGCGGATGAGCGGGCCGCTTCATCCCCTGGCTTAGTCGCCCTCCGACTCCCGCGCCTCGCCATCCTCTGGCGCCGGGGCCGTCATGAGTTCCAGGTCTTCTTCGTCGAAGGGCGGGGCCCCGTAGAGTTGTTCGTCCACCACCACCCGCGGGGCATCCCACACGTCGTCCTCTTCAGGAGTCGGGTCCGTGGACTCGCCCTCCGAGGCATCATCGCCCGAGGGGGCTGCGTCGTTCGGCGAGTTTGCCGACGCCGGCGAGGCGTCTAAGGGCTCCTGGACCTGCATCTGCGCAGGCGCTTCGTCCGGCTCTGTCGTGGGGCCCTCGCCATGCTCACAGGCCGTCAACAAGGTCAAGCCCATCGCCGAGGCCGCGGCCAGCCCGGCGGCCCTCCCCCTGGCGAGTTCTCCCACGCGCGCGCGGGCCTGACGCGCCTGCGCCGGATCAAATTCGACCCCGCAAAAGGGGCAGCCCCCCCGCGGGATGTCCTCAAAAACCCGCACATGGGCCTGACACCCGGGGCAAGGTACGAGCAAGGTTTTCTGGTCTGTCATCATGTGCTCCACAGGTCGTTCGGCTCTCGGGTCGCCGGGCGCTTCGCATGTTTTTCGAAAGCAAGCCTGCCCCCCGGGGGTGAAGGGCGGCCATTGGTGGGAATGCCCCGACCCTAAACGCAGGTCGAAGCCCGGTGCAAGGTAGGGCACCACGGGCTTTGCCAACAAAGAGCAGAACGCGGGAGCCCACCGGCTTTTGCCCCCGCTCTATAACGCTGTGAGCAGCAGCCGACTGCGGGCTCGCCGGCCCGACTCAGCTCCTTTTTAAGGCCTGGCGAATATGCTCCAGACTCCAGATGCTCGGCGCGTCCCCGCTCAGCGAGGCGACCTCCTCCTGGCTGCGCCCCAGAATGGTGCGCAGCTCCAGGGGAGCGCGCTCCTCCATCTCCTCGACCACGATCTCGAAGCGACCGGTATCAAAGGGTTTTCCGCTGGCGCCCTCCACCTTCACAACGCGCTCACGCTGGCCCCGGCGCTCAAAATCCATCGCGCGGTGGATGCAGTAGGGGTTGTTGCCGGTCTTGCCCAGCAGGCTGTGCGAAGTCCAGGAGCAGCCCGCTTTGCATTCGGCGGCGTAGTAACAGGTGCGGCAGTAGCCCCAGAGGTCTTCGACGGTACGCTCCCGCAGGTACTTAAGCTCCGGGGTGGTCGCGACCGTCTCGGCGATGCTCAAGTCGCGTACGTTGGCACCGGTGTAGTGCTGGGTGGGCAGCGAGGGGCAGCCCTTGATCTTGCCATCCGCCTCCAACCCAATCGACCACTTGCCCGCCGAGCACCCGCTCCAATGCACGCCCTCCTCGCCGCGAAAGCGCAGCATCTGCTCGTAGGGCCCGAAGTACCCGATGTTGTTCCCCGGGTAGAGCCCGATGCCCCTGGGCGAGAGTTTGGTGGCCTTGAGGTAGGCCAGGAGGGGGAAGACTTCGAGCAGGTCATAGGGCTGCAAGAGGAGCTCGGGGCGATCAGCGGCGCGCCCCATCGGCACGGTCAGCTGCAGCTGCCAGGCGTTGATGCCCAGCTCCACCAGCACATCGACCAGGGCCGGGAGCTCCGGCAACGAGAGGCGGTTGATCTGGGTGTTGACCCCGAGGCGAATGGGCGAGTCGGCGATACGGCGCGCCGAGGCCAGCGCGCTCTCAAAGGCGCCCTTGCGACCGCGCAGGGCGTCGTGGGTCTGCTGCAGCCCGTCGAGCGACACCGAGATGATCCGGATGCCCGACTCCACGGCCTGCTCCACCCGCTTTGCGCTCAAATCACGCCCGCCGGTGGTCATGCTGCAGACCATCCCCTGACGCGTGATCTCGGCGGCGATCTGGGGCCAGTCCTCCCGCAGATAGGCCTCCCCGCCGATCAGCGTCACCTCGCGAATGCCGAGTTTGGCGAGCTGGTCGACGACCTCCAGGCACTCCTTCGTGCTCAGCTCATCAGGGCGCGCTTTGCCGGCGCGCGAGCCGCAGTGGCGGCACCCCAGGTCGCAGGCCAGGGTGATTTCCCAGACGCAATACAGCGGCGTGCCGCGCTCCAGATCCTCCGGGCGTACCGCCCGCGCCGGGCGTCTTGCCTTCGGCTCAGTCGGCATCGGCGCTCTCGTCGGCATCCTGATCAAAATCGGCGTCGACATCAGCCGGGGCACCATACACATCCTGCATGATGCTATCGTCTGGCGCGTCCCAGGTGTCGCCAGCGTCACCAGCGTCTTCTTGTTCCACGTCCGGCGAAGGATCATCGATGTCCTCGCCGCCACAGGCCCCGAACAGAGTGAGGCTAAGCGCAGAGGCCGCAGCAATCCCGGTAGAACGTTGCGCCAGACGTGCAACTGTGCCGCGCGACTGACGCGACGCCTGCGGACCAAACTTGGTCGCACAAAAAGGACACTCGGCCTCGGGCGCCTCGCGCTCCACGCGCACGTGCGACATGCACGAGGGGCAGGTGGCCAGAAGGGTGAGTTTTTCGCTCATGGTGGTGCTCCTCCAAAAAGAATTCAGTGAACATCAAAGATTCAAACCCTCGGTCCCCACGACCGACGCGGTGCGTGACCCC
It includes:
- a CDS encoding radical SAM/SPASM domain-containing protein, producing the protein MPTEPKARRPARAVRPEDLERGTPLYCVWEITLACDLGCRHCGSRAGKARPDELSTKECLEVVDQLAKLGIREVTLIGGEAYLREDWPQIAAEITRQGMVCSMTTGGRDLSAKRVEQAVESGIRIISVSLDGLQQTHDALRGRKGAFESALASARRIADSPIRLGVNTQINRLSLPELPALVDVLVELGINAWQLQLTVPMGRAADRPELLLQPYDLLEVFPLLAYLKATKLSPRGIGLYPGNNIGYFGPYEQMLRFRGEEGVHWSGCSAGKWSIGLEADGKIKGCPSLPTQHYTGANVRDLSIAETVATTPELKYLRERTVEDLWGYCRTCYYAAECKAGCSWTSHSLLGKTGNNPYCIHRAMDFERRGQRERVVKVEGASGKPFDTGRFEIVVEEMEERAPLELRTILGRSQEEVASLSGDAPSIWSLEHIRQALKRS